TTGTTATTgtctgattatttttatttaaattgaaCATCCTACTAATTAGATGTTGATAGCCTAGTGGACTATCCAAgtgaaaataagaaatattcaaaagcttagagtttataaaaattgtattagtttgatgatgaagttgaaTATGATATggcgaaaagaaaaaaaaattgaagatgaCACTATAGTAAATTTGGAAACAGTTTACACATACAAATTTATTCACATTTATAacttttcataatttttagatatagTTGAAGAAAACCACACCAAACACATTTGATGCAATGAAAACATTTAGTGATGAATGAATATGAGAAagttgcaatttttttttataaataaacaacTTTTTCACTAAATTCTCTTAGTTTATTTCTATAataagtttatataataactaatttatgaatttaattGAATCATaaattacatttcttttttatttagagTTTTTTAGTCTCACtgaattatattaaatttcataCTATTATAACTtgagaataaaataaattattatttgatattattaataaatttgtaaaagtTCAACGTAGTAGATTTGATTAAtcttgttattatttaaatactTAAAATTGGACCACCATCTAATTAGCATCagtttaacatttttcattcaaagaTTTAtagtataataaatataacaaaacaatataaaatttcatcaaTATAATTgcaaaaaatcaaactaaatccctgaaaaaaaaagaatatatgcctagacagaaaaaaagaaagaaagaaataaagtaatgaagaaaactagaaatgttgcttcttctcctaTTGAATGTGTCCACCTCCAGACCAAACCCACCACCACTCTTGTTcggtctttcttcttcttcctcttcaactctcaaacaatctcttcctttatcatcttctatctcttcctctgttcctTCTTCTGGTTTTGCCAATCACCAAACCTGACTAacccttctcctcctcctctctccGTCGCTCCCCTTCGCGGGGATGCCAATTCTCCACCGCcggaatcttcttcttctccggcgaCGAAATCTTCTTTAATGATTTCTTCTAGAGATCCCAATGCCCTCTTTAGCGGCGGTGGAATCAGGTTTctaaaaaattgaatctttctatcgatttttctcaaattttaggatcttaatttttttgtttctatccGGTTTTGTTGTAGCTTTTTAGCAGGAGTTAGAACTGTGAAGTTTAGTTATGGTTATTCTAGTCTTAAAGGTAAAAGAGCAACAATGGAGGATTACTTCGAAACTAGAATCTCTGATGTTAATGGACAAATGGTTGCTTTCTTTGGTGTCTTTGATGGTAACTTGTTTCTCTAACAACACATTATTACTCTTTAACCAAAGTGTTGTCatttgacttgtttttgtttggtttgttagGTCATGGTGGAGCAAGAACTGCAGAATATCTTAAAAACAATCTTTTCAAGAATTTAGTTAGTCATGATGATTTTATCTCAGACACTAAGAAAGCTATTGGTAATAATGAGACAAAGTTTGAGTGTTCTAGTAGCTTTTTCCATggaatttgtgtttttgagactttgaattttgattctgCAGTTGAAGTTTTTAAGCAGACAGATGAAGAGTATCTTATTGAAGAGGCAGGACAACCGAAGAATGCTGGCTCGACTGCTGCGACTGCTTTTCTTATAGGTGATAAGTTGATTGTTGCTAACGTTGGTGATTCTAGAGTTGTAGCGTCAAGAAATGGTTCAGGTTTGATTATTGTTCTTTCTAGATTTATTTAACTGGTGTTTAAGGTTTTGGATATGTGACGGctctttgtttgttctgtAGCTGTTCCACTCTCTGATGATCATAAACCTGATAGATCAGATGAGCGACAACGGATTGAAGATGCTGGTGGCTTTATTATTTGGGCTGGTAAAGTTTCTacattctctcttcttatgTTTGCTTTAGAGTGTATGTGCAATGTGTTTTGGGTTGTTtagttattagttattacttGGAATACACCAGGAACATGGCGAGTTGGTGGAATTCTTGCGGTCTCTCGGGCTTTTGGAGATAAGCAACTTAAGCCATATGTGATTGCGGAGCCAGAAATTCAGGTACTTAGATGGTTTACTCTCTTGTTGCATGGCCATTGAGCCTCTTTGTTCTTTTGCGCCTATACTCACACACAGTACTCTTTAGGAGGAGGATATAAGCACATTGGAGTTTATTGTTGTTGCTAGTGATGGACTGTGGAATGTGTTGTCAAACAAGGTTTGTTTCCAGATAAAGCTCTTTTGAATTCTTATGCTTTACTCTATGTATGGTTTTGCAAATGCACATGTTGTCTATAACCATTAACAAGGAATTGAGTACCTACCTAAACCACACTCTCGAAACTATTTTGTCAGGATGCCGTGGCAATAGTACGAGACATTTCAGATGCGGAAACAGCAGCAAGAAAGCTTGTGCAAGAAGGTTACGCACGGGGTAGCTGCGACAATATCACTTGCATTGTTGTACGATTCGAGGTTTCTTGAGCAAGAACCAAATTCATATTGTTCTTGTTCTATGAATGTACCATCTTCAGCTGTTGAATACACTAACATATTTGGGTtatacaattttataaaagaaagatatatttATGAGACTCTATGTCCCCTAATTGTTCATACATCAACATGTAGTTTTAGCTACATTTTGTTTCATCTGGTCTAAAGCAATGATATTTATTACCAAAAGGAGCTGAAACACTAGAGTTACTTCTAATAAAGTCTTAtgtttctgcttctttagtCTCAGCATCTTCAATCTCTCCCTCTTCCTCCACACTAGAATCTTCTCCCTTTTTCAACTTCTTGTTCTCCAAGAATTCAGCAAGGCCTTTAAGCGCGATATCAGCGTTCTTACTCGCCATGAGCTGCTGCGTGACTTCAGCGGGAGTCGAACTCACTTCAAGAATGAGCTTCTCAATGGGATCAAACAAGACATGCTCATCGGTTTTAAGGTA
This sequence is a window from Arabidopsis thaliana chromosome 1 sequence. Protein-coding genes within it:
- a CDS encoding Protein phosphatase 2C family protein (Protein phosphatase 2C family protein; FUNCTIONS IN: protein serine/threonine phosphatase activity, catalytic activity; INVOLVED IN: protein amino acid dephosphorylation; LOCATED IN: protein serine/threonine phosphatase complex; EXPRESSED IN: 23 plant structures; EXPRESSED DURING: 13 growth stages; CONTAINS InterPro DOMAIN/s: Protein phosphatase 2C, manganese/magnesium aspartate binding site (InterPro:IPR000222), Protein phosphatase 2C-related (InterPro:IPR001932), Protein phosphatase 2C (InterPro:IPR015655), Protein phosphatase 2C, N-terminal (InterPro:IPR014045); BEST Arabidopsis thaliana protein match is: HOPW1-1-interacting 2 (TAIR:AT4G31750.1); Has 8097 Blast hits to 7992 proteins in 953 species: Archae - 12; Bacteria - 1506; Metazoa - 1655; Fungi - 811; Plants - 2687; Viruses - 9; Other Eukaryotes - 1417 (source: NCBI BLink).); translated protein: MKKTRNVASSPIECVHLQTKPTTTLVRSFFFFLFNSQTISSFIIFYLFLCSFFWFCQSPNLTNPSPPPLSVAPLRGDANSPPPESSSSPATKSSLMISSRDPNALFSGGGISFLAGVRTVKFSYGYSSLKGKRATMEDYFETRISDVNGQMVAFFGVFDGHGGARTAEYLKNNLFKNLVSHDDFISDTKKAIVEVFKQTDEEYLIEEAGQPKNAGSTAATAFLIGDKLIVANVGDSRVVASRNGSAVPLSDDHKPDRSDERQRIEDAGGFIIWAGTWRVGGILAVSRAFGDKQLKPYVIAEPEIQEEDISTLEFIVVASDGLWNVLSNKDAVAIVRDISDAETAARKLVQEGYARGSCDNITCIVVRFEVS